Genomic window (Candidatus Latescibacterota bacterium):
CCGAGGATAGATGACGAAGGACGAGAATATTACGAGTGGGTCGACGAGAACGTTTATCCTGGCTTTGACTATTATTATCATGTGACCTGTTATGATAGAGGGTTCTTTAAGAATTTCTTCCAGCATAATAAGGAAGATAATTATATCTGTGATGAAGATATGGAAAACCCTCTCGATCCGGATAATATCCTGGATTGTGAAGAGATCGCTCAGATGCTTACGATGACGGTCGAAGTGGGGGGGAACAGCGATGAAGAGATGATGAATGTCTATGCCGTTCCCAACCCGTATAGAACAGGAACATCTGCACAGACCTCACCTTCTTATCATAATTATGAAGACAACTCCATCAGGTTCTTTAATGTACCTGAAAATTCCGAGATCAAGGTCTTTACGGTAGCAGGGGACCTGGTATGGGAATCGAATTACTCCACTGACGGTATTGGTGGCCTTATGAGCTGGGATGTGAAGAACAAGGAAGGTAAAGAAGTCGGTTCTGGTGTCTATATCTTCAGATGTGAGTCAGTGACCGGTGGTTCTGTTTATGGCCGAATTGTGATTATCAGGTGATAAATCTTGTTTTTGAGCCGCTTCCAGTAATGGAAGCGGCTTTTTTTTTGATGTCGGTGAGGACTGTCGTAAGCTGCATTATCCTTGACAGGTTAAGGTTTATGCAGTATCGCTCGAAGAGATTATGGTCCTGGAATATTACAGATTGTGTGATAACCCACATGATCCAGAATAATTAACCGGGTGGTTCTAATGTTGAGGACAAACAAACAGTATCTTATCGTTCAGTCAGTGCTGGGAGCGATCTCGCAGCCCCGGATGGCACTAAAAAATCCATATCTTGTCGATTCAGCCGGGAATGCTCATATAGTTCCTGGAACTGGCGGGATAACATATAATGTCTCAGTCGGCGATTCTGCGCTTGATTTTCGTGGTGACCATGTCGAGCCAGGGGTGAGTCTGGGTGTGGTTTCCGGGATGGATATCAATGCCGGAGGAGGACTGAGTGTATTGACCTGTGTCGGAAACGAAGTCAGAGTAGTAAGTGGAGATGCGGTCGGGTGCAAGGGCATCGTAACCGGAAAACACGGGGGAGTGGAGCATGTACTTATTGATTTTCCTGCTTCTACTCTCGAAAAACTTGTCGTGGGGGACAAGGTACAGATCAAAGCTTTTGGACAGGGATTGGAGATCAAGGGTTTTGCTGGTTTGCACTTTATGAATCTTGACCCGACTTTCCTCGTAAGAATGAATATCACTACTCAAAAAAACCAGTTGATAGTTCCAGTCACTCATGTGATCCCGGCCTCTGTTATGGGAAGTGGTCTCGGATCACGGCACAGTTACAGTGGAGACTACGATATACAGTTGCCCGACAGGGAGGCAATTCAAAAATTTGGCCTTCAAAACCTGAGGATAGGCGATATCATCGCTATCAACGACGCGGATTGCCGTTTTGGGAGAACGATAAGGAATGGAGCGATGACGATCGGAATTGTCGTTCATGGTTCATGTATAACGAACGGTCATGGACCTGGAGTAACGGTTCTGATGACCACCGCAAAAAAACTTATTGTACCAAAGATGGAGGAATCGGCGAATATCGCCGAATACCTGAACATTGGGACAGCAAGAAAACGAAGCAGGGCACCTCAGAGACGACGTAGAAGATAGTAACTGTGACCCGGCATCGAGGCTCTGTTCCCAGGTCCTGAAATATATATTATGACGGAAAATCGATTTAGAAGTAAGATCATCCGCACGATACTTATCCTCGCATTCGTCATGTTACCTTCATGGTCGATCGAAGGGTATACATCGGAAAATGTCGAGTCGAATTCAACGCACGGGTTTTCCGAAACTCTTCGAGATGTTGTAGCAGGTCTTGATGATGAGGATGTTGTAGCTGTATGGGTCTTTTTCGATGATAACCCCACAAGCAGTGGTTTTATGAAAAGTAATATGTCTGGTCCTGAGCCGGTCTCATCGCGAGCGAGGTGGAGAACATCGGTCAGGGGGAGGAGCTCATCGGATTCGAAGGTATTGAAAGCTCTCCCGGAAGAAAGAGTACAGGAGGTCAGAAACCTGGTATCCAGGATCCGTCACATATCGAAATATTTCAATGCTGTAAGTGTTGATGTGGTGGTGAAAGATATCGAATTGCTCCTTGATCTTGATTTTGTCATCGATGTCAGTGTTGTTCGAAAATATGAGCGTTCTGCCACAGTTCCGAATCTGGATGAGGTTGGGAATCGTTCGGTTGATATGCTATCCGATCCGTGGTTTACAAAATATGGGGAGAGCCTTGAACAACTTGCGATGACTGGGTCATCCGATCTTCTTGAGGCAGGGTACAACGGATCCGGCACAGTGCTCGAAAGAGATCCTGTACTGATTTGCGTGATGGATACAGGATTTAATCTCGATCATGAGGCATTCGATTTATTGGATATCCTGATTGAATATGATTTCGTCGACTACGATTCGGTGACAGCTCAGGAGGAGAGTGATTTTCCCGGTCAGGCTGGACACGGCACTATAGTTCTGGGAGTGATTGCGGGTTATCATCATGGAGATCTCATAGGCCCAGCCTGGGGCGCACGATATATTCTTGCAAAGACGGAGATCGTTGGCCAGGAGATAGAGATCGAAGAAGATAAATGGGTTGCTGGAATCGAATGGGCGGACAGCATTGGTGCAGATATAGTTACGACCTCGATTGGATATAGTGACTGGTACAATTGGGCGTCCATGGATGGGGAAACTGCCCTATGCACGATCGCTGCCGAGATTGCTGTCTCAAGGGGAATCGTTGTCGTAAACGCTATAGGTAATTATGGAAGGTATGGTGATCCTTCTCTCATAGCTCCAGCGGACGGCCGAAATGTGATAGCGGTCGGCGCTCTTCACCGATATGGTGAGATAGCTAATTTCAGTTCTGGAGGCCCCACCGCAGACGGGAGAATCAAGCCGGACCTCGTAGCTCGAGGTGTCGACGTCCATTCTGTCGCAAATGAAAGCGTCTCAGGCTATGATCAGCATAACGGCACCTCTTTTGCTGCTCCGCTTATAGCAGGGCTCTGTGCCCAATTGATCGAGATCCATCCGGAATGGGATCCCGGCACTCTACTTGGTGAACTCAAGACCTCTGCTTCAAGATCGAATGATCCTGACAATGATTATGGATATGGGATCCCTTCGGGATCGGTAGCTTCAGGGCTTTCATCAGAAACGGAAACATCAGGCATTCTGTTTCAATCAGGTTATCCGAATCCTTTCAGTAGAAATATCCGGTTCGACATCTTTTTGCCAGAGTGGGAGTCCGTTGACCTCAGGATCTATAATTGTGCTGGTGAACTGGTAGCTACCCTTCTTGACTATTATCCTTTAAAATGGGGGAAGAGTATCGTTTGGGACGGGTGTAACAGGTCTGGTGCGAGGGTTGCCAGCGGAGTATACTTCGCCAGATTCGTCTCGGATTCTACATCGAAGACTATAAAAGTAGTTTATCTGAAGCCATGACAGCAGATATTTTTCGAAGGAGTAATATTCCGGATTATTCCATAATAATTGGTTCATCGGAAAAATTAACAATGATTAGTCTTTACAGATTCATGTTTCTCAAGATACATTGGAAGTTCATGGATGGTATCCGTCGTATGTTCTAACGCATTGTTATGAGTAAAGATAGGAGGTGTTCCCTTGAGCAGTCAGAACGTGTATTTCTTCGGTGGAGGGAAGGCGGATGGTAACGCCGGGATGAAAGACCTTCTTGGCGGAAAAGGAGCCAATCTTGCGGAAATGGCTGGGATAGGTATCCCGGTTCCTGCCGGATTTACGATAACTACCGAAGTATGTACATGGTTCTATGAAAATAAAGGGGAATATCCACCATCTCTTCAGGAAGAAGTAAACGGGAAACTTGCCTCAATCGAAGATGTTATGGGGGCAAAGTTCGGCAATATCGATGCCCCACTTCTGTTATCGATCCGGTCGGGAGCACAGGTCAGTATGCCGGGTATGATGGATACTGTCCTGAATCTGGGATTGAACGACGATACAGTGAAGGGGCTTGTGAAGAAAAGTGGTGACGAGAGATTCGCTTACGATTGTTACCGACGGTTCATTCAGATGTACGGGGATGTCGTTCTGGGGATGAAACCGGAATCGAAAGAAGACAGTGCTCCATTCGAAGAGATCCTGGAGCAGAAGAAAGTCGAAGCAGGAGTGGAACAGGATGTTGAACTGTCCGTATCCGATCTGAAGGATTTGATAAAGAAATATAAGGCGATCATAAAATCCAGACTCGGAATTGATTTTCCAGTCGACCCCCTTGAGCAGTTATGGGAAGCGATCGGGGCAGTATTCAATTCATGGAACAATGACAGGGCGATCACATACAGAAGGTTGAATGATATTCCCGGAGGGTTGGGGACGGCGGTTAATGTTCAGGCAATGGTATTTGGTAATCTGGGAGATGATTCAGGTACAGGAGTGGCATTTACCAGAGATCCATCTACAGGAAAGAACGTTTTTTATGGAGAGTACCTGTTGAAAGCTCAGGGAGAAGATGTAGTGGCTGGTATCAGGACTCCACAACCGATCAACAGGTTGCAGAAAGGTAACCGCGATCTTCCCTCTCTGGATGTGGAGATGCCGGAGCTGTATCTGAGCCTGGAGAAGATAAGGGCTCAGCTGGAGGATCATTATTCGGATATGCAGGACCTGGAATTCACAATTCAGAACGGCAGGTTATGGTTGCTTCAGACAAGGACAGGAAAGAGGACCGGGTTTGCCGCTATACGTATAGCTATCGATATGGTCAGGGAAGGAAAGATCTCCCGGGAGGAAGCGATAAAACGAATAGACCCCGAACAGCTTAATCAATTTCTGCGACCGATATTCGATCCGGAAGGAAAGAAAAGAGCAATAGCAAAGGGCAACCTGATTGCAACGGGAATTAACGCCGGCCCGGGAGGAGCGACTGGAAAAGTCGTGTTTCATGCCGAGGACGCCGAGGAATGGGCACGAAGTGGTGAAGAGATAATACTGGTCAGGAAAGAGACAAGCCCTGAAGATATTCGCGGTATGAGTGTGGCTGCCGGGATTCTTACTTCCACCGGTGGATCTACATCCCATGCGGCACTGGTAGGAAGACAAATGGGGAAAGTGTGTGTCGTCGGAGCAAATACTTTGAGGATAGATTACAGAAGCAGGACGATCGAGGCTGAGGGAAAAACGATAAATGAGGGAGATTTCATCTCTTTAGATGGTATGACGGGTGAGGTGTTCTGCGGGCAGATAGAGACCAGGCCTTCCGAAGTGTTACAGGTTTTGATCGACAAGACTATGGATGCTGGAGATTCCGAGATATACAGGGATTATAAAGAATTGATGGGCTGGGCGGACGATATAAGAAGAATGGGCGTGCGCGCTAACGCGGACCGTTCGGACCAGTCAGCACATGCGATAGCGTTTGGTGCAGAGGGAATAGGTTTGTGCCGGACGGAGCACATGTTCTTCGAAGGTGACAGGATAGACTATTTCAGGCAGATGATTCTGGCATCGGATGCATCTGGAAGAAAAAAGGCACTGGAAAAACTGCTTCCCATGCAGAGGAGTGATTTCAGGGCGATCTTCGAAATAATGGGTGAGAGGCCTGTGACGATAAGGACTCTGGACCCTCCTTTACATGAGTTCCTGCCGCAGGAAGAGAAAGAAATAGAAGCACTCGCGAGGATGATGGGGATAAAATATGAAGTCATAAAAGAGAAAATAGATTCGCTGAAGGAATCGAACCCAATGCTCGGGCACAGGGGGTGCAGGCTGGGAATCGTTTATCCCGAGATAACCGAAATGCAGGCGAGGGCCATCATTGAAGCCGCCTGTGATATGGTAGTGGATGGAGGGAATCCGCATCCGGAAATAATGATCCCACTCGTTGGAACTGTCTCCGAATTGAAATCGCAGGAAGGGATCGTGAGGCGGGTGGCTGATGAGGTCCGTGAAGAGAAGGGAGTGGATCTGAACTTCCTGGTGGGGACCATGATAGAGATTCCGCGGGCTGCGCTCACTGCGGACGAGATCGCATCGACAGCGGAATTCTTTTCCTTCGGAACAAACGATCTCACTCAGACTACATTTGGACTCAGCCGTGATGATGCAAGTAAGTTTCTCGGGGATTATCTGGCCAAGGGTATCTGGGATGCGGACCCGTTTCAGAAGCTTGACAGAAAGGGAGTTGGAAGTCTCGTGCGGATAGGGATAGAAAAAGGTCGCGAAATAAAACCCGATCTTAAGATAGGTATCTGTGGAGAACATGGTGGAGAACCCAGCTCGATCGAATTCTGTGAGAAGATCGGAATGGATTATGTGAGTTGTTCTCCCTTCAGAGTACCGATAGCGATATTGGCGGCGGCTCAAGCAACTATGAATAATAATGATGGATAGTGGTGCCGATATGATAGATGTGGGCAAGGCAGGAAAGGGACTAAGGAAGTCTGTACTCCTCTTCATGACCTGTACGCTAGTCGTTCTTCTTGGCGTCTCCGGTCTTGCTGGCAGACTATCAGGCTGGCGTGTAGCCTTGGACCTCTTTGTGTATACTGCTCCTCTAGTAATCCTGTTTTCGATTTTTGCATATTCCAGGCCAAGCTTGTTTCAGAGACCTTCGGGGCAGGTGGTATCAAAATTCGAGCTTTCAAATGTCCTGACGACATTGCGGATCTTTCTTGTTCCTCCAATGCTCGTGTTGTTAAGCCATGGTATGAATTTCTGGGCCTTTGCGATCTACGCGGTGATACTTCTTACAGATGTAGGTGATGGTCATGCCGCCAGGAAGTTAGGACAGGAAACCAGATTTGGACGGATGCTTGATCCATTCGCTGATATTGCTTCGACTATGGCGATATTTTCATGGTTGTGGTTGAAAGGCGCAGTACCCGGATGGTTGTATTTTCTACTTGTATTGCGTTATTCAGAGTTATTTTTCGGTATATTATATCTATCGGCTGTACGACGTCTTCCCGAGTTGCAGGCTACTATGGCGGGGAAGACTGCCGGTGTCGTTCAGGGGCTCGGTATACTGACACTTGTTCTGCATAGGATCAAGCCCGGTATTATTTACAATAATGTTGTCGAAATGGTCATATTTCCTATTCTGGCTCTTGCTTTTATTTCCACGATCGTATCACAGACTGTCATTGGAGTGAGGGCGGCCGGATCGGATAGAATGGAAACGGGAGGTAAATGAATGGATCTTGGTGGAGATCTGAGGGTACTCGATCCGTCGATGATCTTCCAGGTATCGGCGCTTTGTGCATTGACTGGCCGACTGAAACTGATCACTGTCGATAATGTAGCCAGCTTTTTTTTCAGAAATGGAGAGCTTCTCTACGCGACAATAGATACACAAAGAAAGAAGATAGGGGAATTCCTCATCGAAAACAATTTCATTTCGGAAGAACAACTCGATGAAGCGCTCGTTGAATATAGAAATATCGAGGGCAGGGATAGAATAGGAAATATACTTCTGCGGAGGGGATTCCTGGAACGTGAAGCTCTCGTATCCGCCATGCAGGAGCAGATGAAGGAAGTAGTTTACGAGGTCTTGCCCTGGAAAGAAGGCCAGTTCGTATTCTTTAACCTCGTCGAACCGATGGATGAAGATATTCTTCTTGATGTCAGGGTCGATCATCTGATTCTGGAAGGCCTAAGGAGGATGGACGAGGCTGGAATGGATAATTCGGAAAATGCGTAATGAGATATCACGCGTATTCTCAGGTTTTATGGCCTGTTTATTATTATCTGCCTGTTTAAACGCTACCGTTTTAGAAGATCAACTGGTGGACCTGCTGGCGTCGTCAGGCAACAGTTCCCGGGCTTCAGCTACAGGAAAAACATTTTGTTCACTTGGGGATGATCTTTCGACTCTTTTTATCAATCCTGCAGGACTGATCATGGTTGAGGGCTCTGTCCTGTATGGGGAATACGTTATCAACTCCAGGGATTCGAAGTATCATGCAGTCAGGACTATTGCTGCCGTTCCATATGAACGGGCTGTTTTCAGCGCTGGTTATTATCGCACAGAAAGTATAGAAGATGTCGACGTTGATATCTTCGCACTTGGTACAGCGATTAAGATTCTGCAGGGGACACAGGGGTCGTTTCTGTCAGCGGGATTGACGTTGAAAAGCGGCAGGTTGTCCAGGGCTGTTTCTGGTGATTGTATTCCATGCGGAAGCTCCAGAATGTCGGATTCGGCCTTTTCGACAGATGTCGGTATTATGCTGCGTCCTCTTCCAATGATCTCATTTGGATATTCTGTGGAAAATCTTCAGAAACCGGAAATGGAGTATGGCGATGGTTCAGATTTATTCTGGGAGAGAAATACGAGATGGGGTGGGTCTGTCTTCTGGAGGGAAAAAGTTATTCTGGCCTGGCAGAAAGAGACAGCCAATAATATGACAGGAAACCATTTTGGACTCATTGTAAGGACGGATTCACCACTTGAGTTCATGTCAGGTTTTCACGACGAAAAGGTGTCCGGAGGGCTACGTTGGGACGATCATCGTTTTGATCTTCTTGTTTCCTTTATGCCTGATGGTGTCGGAGGAGTAGATATCCATGCATCTTTCGAGATCTTTCTCAAAGGGATTCCGTCAGAGATAAAGCAGTGAGGGCGATGAGATCTCTATTTTTAATAATATTCATTGTGACAATTGTCGTGTCATCGGCTGCATGGTCTGAAGACTCTGTGGAACACACGTCTCCGGATTCTCTGTATAATTTTCAATGGGAAGCGGTATATCAGGGTCGCCTGTTAAAGGATAGGGAGGGGACAGGATTCCCATGGAACGCTGTTTCAAATGATGAATGGCGTGATGGTAGATTGTCACTCTCATTTTCATTGCAAAAGAAAGAATATTGCGAATTGTTTCTCAAGTTTGCCGCTATTCCGAGGAATGGAACAGACGAGGACATAAACGGACAGCTATTCATCGAGCAGGGGCATATCTTGATGAACTTGCCGGTGATGTCCATGAAGGCCCGGCTCTTCTCCAGAGAGAGGTTGTACAGAACGGGAAACAGGCTCCTGAGACCAGTCTCTTCCGATGCACTGCTTTTCGAGAATAATGGAGAAGGAATAGGGATATCGATCCAACCCGGAAAATATCTGGAGATAACCTATCTGGGTGTATCGATTCCGGAAAGCGTATCGATAATCAGACATGGAGGATTTCCAGTTCTTCACGGTGCGAATGGCAGGTTCAATCTTCTGGAGATCAGAACCGCATTCCAGTCCTCCACTTTTGGGCTGATCTTTTCTGAGACAAGGTCCGTTGAATATGGTGATGTCCTGGTTGCCGGTATCGATGCCGGGATGAGCTACAGAGGGGTCGGGATTTTATTCGGAATTGTCGAGGCTCGCCCGGGCAGGCTGGAATCGATCGGTGACTGGAATGTGTTTGATATCGATTTCGAGAGGATGAGTCTCGATGATATCAGCAGCGGGCTTCCCGGCAGCATGGCTATGTCAGCGGAGATCCACGGAATCGAGTCGCATTCCGGGAAATGGGGGAAAGTTGGAATCATACCATCGTGGAAGTATTCTGGCGCCGATCTGATCGTTCCGTGTGGTGAGGTTATTCCCGGGTTGACAGAGACAAGGCTTACTTCCTGGTGGAAACATTCCGACTACGCCTTGTCAATATTCATCGATGCTGTTGACAGTTACAGAAGCGGTTATAAGGAAGGTAAGGGATTTATTCGGGCCATGATGAGAGAAAGGTTCCGAAATGGTCTGTCAGTTACAGAGGGGATGATTCTCAGACAAAGCGGCGATCCGGTACTACTGATGTCCATGATGGATGACAATGGAGCAGGAAACATCCGTTTTACCAGTCGCATCGAAGATCCCGGTGACAGGAATATTCTGTCTTTTCTGGCAGAAGGGCAGATGAATCTCACCGGGAGGTTGTCATTACGGACTTCCCTTTTTCTTCAAAACTCAATTGAAAGTCTGTACAGTGCCGAACTGGAATTCAGGTCGAGCAACAGGTTTTTGTTCAGGGCGGGGTTCGGATCGTTTATGAACTATGATATCGGTACGAGGCTACAATATGCCCTTGAGACTGAATCGATAGATAAAAACCGCTATATATCTTTCTATGTACGTGTAGCTCTTGGAGATGTTTGATTTTGAACGAATACTGGTTTAGAAAACTATTAATAGTAACAGCGATTCTGGCCTTCACATCCTCAGTTGCGCTGGCTTCCATCGAAGTGGATGAGGAGGAGGTTATTTTCAGGTTAGGTGGAATCGAGGCGGAAAGAGTATTCCTGGTCGGGGATTTTAACGGGTGGAATCCGACATTGGATGGCATGATAAGCCGTGGAGATATATTTGAGATCCGGTTGTTCCTTCTACCCGGAAGATACAGATACAAGTTCAGTGTAGACGGCAAGTCGATTGTCGATCCGGACAATCCCTGGAGAGACGATGATGGCAGCACATATTTTATTTTTAAAGAGATAGATGGCTCGTATGAGATCACTTTTGAAGGAAGCATTGAGGGTGGTGAACATATCGAGGCGCAGAATTACTCTCCGGGAATCGAAGTCTACCCTGAATTTGGCAGTGAGATCAACATGCTGAGGATATTCCCGTCGATAGATGGAAGGATCGGGGACAGGGTAGATGCCGTTTTCAAGGCAGGATTTTGCGTCGACATAGAAGAATTCGAAGAAATTGATTCATATCCCTTCAGTTTCAGGGCTGCCTACAGGGGCGACAAGGGGTCCTTGATCTCATTCAGTCGTGTAGACATACCAGGGGTCGGCGATCCGCTGTCGATATTTTCGGGACCTGTCTCATTCGGTCTGGAGGCAGGATCCTTTACAAGGGGGATAGATTTCAGCGGCAGGATCGGAAAGTATTTAAAAGGGAGGGTATTCTACGCCGACAGATTGGAAGGGGGGCTTTCGGGACTGGAAGGACCACATGGACTTACAGCAGGTTCTGTTGTGCCTGATTCTACAGGATTTATTTCGAGGAATCCCGTCGATTCAGATGTCATAGGGCTGTCAGCAGGATATGAGAGCAAGAGATTCAAGTCGGTTTATCTTTTCAGGCACGATGAGGGTGGAGGGAGATTTGCCATATCTCATGAATCGGAGGAAGATCCAATAGCGGGCATCGAATCGGTGGATATCCACGGCATCTGGATGAGAATGATTCCTTCTGATGAAATAATGCTGGAGTCCGAATATCTTCGTGGAAGTACCAGTCTTTCTTCCTGGGATGACACTCTTTCAGGGGGACCCGGTATTGGAACTGGAGAATGTTTCGACCTTGATGAAGGACATCGTTTCTACGGTGGGTTGACGATTGAGAGCCCACGACTGGGTATTCTTGCGTCTGTCCTCCATGAGTCGGTGAACAGGGATCTCAGATTTTCAGACGACATTACCGGATTCACTCATGTCAGTCTGGATATGGGGATAGGATTCAGGCCGGGAATCCTGTCATTCGATATAGGTTTCTCAGATCATTCGTTTTCTGGCGGATACGTCCATCAGTCAAGGATGAGGAAATATGATTTCTGGCTGGACGGGGATAATTTTGACCCTTTGGATATTCCATTTCTTTATTCAGAAGGGTATCGTGATCTGACAATCAGGATCAGCCAGGAGGATGGAGATGAGACTCTTTGTCCATATTCTGTCGATGGAGTGGCAATAGTAAAAATCAGATCTGATAAATATGATGATAATAAGGTGATA
Coding sequences:
- the ppdK gene encoding pyruvate, phosphate dikinase, producing MSSQNVYFFGGGKADGNAGMKDLLGGKGANLAEMAGIGIPVPAGFTITTEVCTWFYENKGEYPPSLQEEVNGKLASIEDVMGAKFGNIDAPLLLSIRSGAQVSMPGMMDTVLNLGLNDDTVKGLVKKSGDERFAYDCYRRFIQMYGDVVLGMKPESKEDSAPFEEILEQKKVEAGVEQDVELSVSDLKDLIKKYKAIIKSRLGIDFPVDPLEQLWEAIGAVFNSWNNDRAITYRRLNDIPGGLGTAVNVQAMVFGNLGDDSGTGVAFTRDPSTGKNVFYGEYLLKAQGEDVVAGIRTPQPINRLQKGNRDLPSLDVEMPELYLSLEKIRAQLEDHYSDMQDLEFTIQNGRLWLLQTRTGKRTGFAAIRIAIDMVREGKISREEAIKRIDPEQLNQFLRPIFDPEGKKRAIAKGNLIATGINAGPGGATGKVVFHAEDAEEWARSGEEIILVRKETSPEDIRGMSVAAGILTSTGGSTSHAALVGRQMGKVCVVGANTLRIDYRSRTIEAEGKTINEGDFISLDGMTGEVFCGQIETRPSEVLQVLIDKTMDAGDSEIYRDYKELMGWADDIRRMGVRANADRSDQSAHAIAFGAEGIGLCRTEHMFFEGDRIDYFRQMILASDASGRKKALEKLLPMQRSDFRAIFEIMGERPVTIRTLDPPLHEFLPQEEKEIEALARMMGIKYEVIKEKIDSLKESNPMLGHRGCRLGIVYPEITEMQARAIIEAACDMVVDGGNPHPEIMIPLVGTVSELKSQEGIVRRVADEVREEKGVDLNFLVGTMIEIPRAALTADEIASTAEFFSFGTNDLTQTTFGLSRDDASKFLGDYLAKGIWDADPFQKLDRKGVGSLVRIGIEKGREIKPDLKIGICGEHGGEPSSIEFCEKIGMDYVSCSPFRVPIAILAAAQATMNNNDG
- a CDS encoding DUF4438 domain-containing protein: MLRTNKQYLIVQSVLGAISQPRMALKNPYLVDSAGNAHIVPGTGGITYNVSVGDSALDFRGDHVEPGVSLGVVSGMDINAGGGLSVLTCVGNEVRVVSGDAVGCKGIVTGKHGGVEHVLIDFPASTLEKLVVGDKVQIKAFGQGLEIKGFAGLHFMNLDPTFLVRMNITTQKNQLIVPVTHVIPASVMGSGLGSRHSYSGDYDIQLPDREAIQKFGLQNLRIGDIIAINDADCRFGRTIRNGAMTIGIVVHGSCITNGHGPGVTVLMTTAKKLIVPKMEESANIAEYLNIGTARKRSRAPQRRRRR
- a CDS encoding glycogen-binding domain-containing protein, with translation MNEYWFRKLLIVTAILAFTSSVALASIEVDEEEVIFRLGGIEAERVFLVGDFNGWNPTLDGMISRGDIFEIRLFLLPGRYRYKFSVDGKSIVDPDNPWRDDDGSTYFIFKEIDGSYEITFEGSIEGGEHIEAQNYSPGIEVYPEFGSEINMLRIFPSIDGRIGDRVDAVFKAGFCVDIEEFEEIDSYPFSFRAAYRGDKGSLISFSRVDIPGVGDPLSIFSGPVSFGLEAGSFTRGIDFSGRIGKYLKGRVFYADRLEGGLSGLEGPHGLTAGSVVPDSTGFISRNPVDSDVIGLSAGYESKRFKSVYLFRHDEGGGRFAISHESEEDPIAGIESVDIHGIWMRMIPSDEIMLESEYLRGSTSLSSWDDTLSGGPGIGTGECFDLDEGHRFYGGLTIESPRLGILASVLHESVNRDLRFSDDITGFTHVSLDMGIGFRPGILSFDIGFSDHSFSGGYVHQSRMRKYDFWLDGDNFDPLDIPFLYSEGYRDLTIRISQEDGDETLCPYSVDGVAIVKIRSDKYDDNKVIELRLRKGLDLFNGFSAHIDLRRVVYYGNLWDGRPDFLNSWVGFRKRLRNDSWISVGAGLTPFSFDRWTSTYTGFGREKYLLESLFPLGDEMSGESEIARHLIRAENDLEEEWTISIQAGIIF
- a CDS encoding DUF4388 domain-containing protein; amino-acid sequence: MDLGGDLRVLDPSMIFQVSALCALTGRLKLITVDNVASFFFRNGELLYATIDTQRKKIGEFLIENNFISEEQLDEALVEYRNIEGRDRIGNILLRRGFLEREALVSAMQEQMKEVVYEVLPWKEGQFVFFNLVEPMDEDILLDVRVDHLILEGLRRMDEAGMDNSENA
- a CDS encoding S8 family serine peptidase, encoding MTENRFRSKIIRTILILAFVMLPSWSIEGYTSENVESNSTHGFSETLRDVVAGLDDEDVVAVWVFFDDNPTSSGFMKSNMSGPEPVSSRARWRTSVRGRSSSDSKVLKALPEERVQEVRNLVSRIRHISKYFNAVSVDVVVKDIELLLDLDFVIDVSVVRKYERSATVPNLDEVGNRSVDMLSDPWFTKYGESLEQLAMTGSSDLLEAGYNGSGTVLERDPVLICVMDTGFNLDHEAFDLLDILIEYDFVDYDSVTAQEESDFPGQAGHGTIVLGVIAGYHHGDLIGPAWGARYILAKTEIVGQEIEIEEDKWVAGIEWADSIGADIVTTSIGYSDWYNWASMDGETALCTIAAEIAVSRGIVVVNAIGNYGRYGDPSLIAPADGRNVIAVGALHRYGEIANFSSGGPTADGRIKPDLVARGVDVHSVANESVSGYDQHNGTSFAAPLIAGLCAQLIEIHPEWDPGTLLGELKTSASRSNDPDNDYGYGIPSGSVASGLSSETETSGILFQSGYPNPFSRNIRFDIFLPEWESVDLRIYNCAGELVATLLDYYPLKWGKSIVWDGCNRSGARVASGVYFARFVSDSTSKTIKVVYLKP
- a CDS encoding CDP-alcohol phosphatidyltransferase family protein; amino-acid sequence: MMDSGADMIDVGKAGKGLRKSVLLFMTCTLVVLLGVSGLAGRLSGWRVALDLFVYTAPLVILFSIFAYSRPSLFQRPSGQVVSKFELSNVLTTLRIFLVPPMLVLLSHGMNFWAFAIYAVILLTDVGDGHAARKLGQETRFGRMLDPFADIASTMAIFSWLWLKGAVPGWLYFLLVLRYSELFFGILYLSAVRRLPELQATMAGKTAGVVQGLGILTLVLHRIKPGIIYNNVVEMVIFPILALAFISTIVSQTVIGVRAAGSDRMETGGK